The following proteins are encoded in a genomic region of Hemibagrus wyckioides isolate EC202008001 linkage group LG29, SWU_Hwy_1.0, whole genome shotgun sequence:
- the LOC131349309 gene encoding calcium-activated chloride channel regulator 1-like isoform X1 produces MLAVVLLFLSGLGPVTAIRLDGNGYTDILTVISPSVPENDDIINQIKGMIISGSEYLFEALDHKLYFKEVKILVPPNWTTGKYERATTETFDKGRIRIDDANSAFGDAPYTHQVTGCGTEAEYIHFTPKYLLDKNLCKIVYGHKGRVFVHEWAHLRWGVFDEYNNKEAFYLSAGQNESFESTRCSDKISGKTLEVINNTTQPCRTDETGLPTSSCKFYPEINQNTNVSIMYSPSMSSVKAFCNEEEHNAEAPNEQNSKCKKATRTVIFQESVDKDALRNLKPLPSPPPAPTFRVLQRGRRAVCLVLDVSGSMTGSRIVQQRQSASVFINQWIQEQHFVALVTFSTNAKVLSTLTLIDGQATRDRLKNMLPTTANGETYICKGLREALKVLQNDDDQTTGDEIIFLTDGEATDNVQECLQEAVQSGAIIHTISFGPNADSVLTTMADQTGGKFFVVPDSEYSHKLVDVFSSMTMFDGNPMTQPIQLESTGKEVAGWFNGTVTIDRTVGNQTTFTVTYETSAPTVYLQSPNGSVYDQRITSNIANTITLTIPGTAETGDWKYMFFSEGTAAQAISLIAISQAAHEDVYPVTVTIRTIQQTSDGTKPLVVLAEVTQNYNPVLGTSVWATLESDKGQSVRLQLYDNGAGSDYFKGDGTYCRYLTKLLQGKYSLKVRAEQNQTEVQLPPYRHSGALYIPGYIDDGEVKLNPPEPPVNLQPVDVGSFTRTVTGQSFVVKNDISINFPPNKITDLIAKLQEDTVLLSWTAPGGDYDLGRAESYEIRWSEDFKTLQNSFSSANLVNTSGLVPQEFGSDEKHTFQPTITLQHGTTLFIAIQSEDQQAAKSEVSNIAQVTKYVPTSRPPPTSDPGLNLTAILISLGVLIIMVCLIAVVIRWALKRRRYIINRTRTYGMSLVS; encoded by the exons ATGTTAGCAGTGGTTTTGCTGTTTCTCAGTGGACTGGGACCAGTTACAGCAATCAGACTGGATGGAAACGGCTACACTGATATTCTGACCGTCATCAGCCCCAGTGTGCCAGAGAACGATGACATTATAAACCAAAtcaag GGCATGATCATCAGTGGATCAGAATATCTGTTTGAAGCTTTAGACCACAAGCTGTACTTCAAGGAGGTGAAGATATTAGTACCACCAAACTGGACTACAGGAAAGTACGAGCGAGCAACAACAGAAACCTTCGACAAG GGCAGAATAAGAATTGATGATGCAAATTCTGCATTTGGTGATGCACCATACACTCACCAAGTCACAGGCTGTGGAACTGAGGCTGAATACATTCATTTCACCCCAAAGTATCTGTTAGACAAAAATCTGTGCAAAATTGTATATGGACATAAAG GAAGAGTTTTTGTTCATGAATGGGCTCACCTCAGATGGGGAGTATTtgatgaatataataataaagaggcATTTTACCTGTCTGCTGGTcagaatgaatcatttgaatcaACAAG gtgTAGTGATAAGATTTCAGGAAAGACATTAGAAGTTATTAATAACACAACTCAACCTTGCCGGACTGATGAAACTGGCCTTCCCACATCCAGCTGTAAATTCTATCcagaaataaaccaaaatacAAATGTCTCAATAATGTACTCGCCCAGCATGAGTTCA GTAAAAGCATTTTGTAACGAAGAGGAACATAACGCTGAAGCCCCCAATGAACAGAACTCAAAGTGTAAAAAAGCAACACGTACAGTGATCTTTCAGGAATCTGTAGACAAAGATGCTCTTCGCAATCTAAAGCCTCTTCCATCTCCACCGCCAGCTCCAACATTCAGAGTCCTACAGAGGGGGCGTCGGGCCGTCTGCCTCGTGCTTGATGTCTCAGGAAGCATGACG GGTTCAAGAATAGTACAACAACGACAATCTGCATCAGTTTTTATAAACCAGTGGATACAAGAACAACATTTTGTGGCTCTTGTGACGTTTAGCACCAATGCTAAAGTACTCAGCACACTGACTTTAATAGATGGACAAGCCACAAGAGACAGACTAAAAAATATGTTGCCAACAACTGCAAATGGAGAAACATATATCTGTAAAGGACTCAGAGAAGCCTTAAAG gttCTTCAAAATGATGACGATCAAACAACTGGAGATGAAATAATATTTCTCACAGATGGGGAAGCAACTGATAATGTTCAAGAGTGTTTACAGGAAGCTGTTCAAAGTGGTGCAATCATTCACACCATATCATTTGGCCCAAATGCAGACAGTGTACTGACGACCATGGCAGATCAAACAG GGGGAAAGTTTTTTGTAGTGCCAGATTCTGAATATTCCCACAAGCTTGTGGATGTCTTTTCCTCAATGACAATGTTTGATGGAAATCCCATGACACAGCCCATTCAG CTTGAAAGCACTGGAAAGGAAGTTGCAGGTTGGTTCAACGGAACAGTTACCATTGACAGGACTGTAGGAAACCAAACCACCTTTACAGTCACTTATGAAACTAGCGCACCCACTGTGTACTTACAGTCCCCTAATGGTTCGGTTTACGACCAGAGAATCACCTCCAACATTGCCAACACCATTACTCTTACAATTCCAGGAACTGCAGAG ACAGGTGATTGGAAGTACATGTTCTTCAGTGAAGGCACAGCTGCCCAGGCAATTAGTTTAATAGCAATTAGTCAAGCAGCTCATGAAGATGTTTATCCAGTCACAGTTACAATTCGAACGATCCAGCAGACCAGTGACGGCACCAAACCTTTGGTCGTGTTGGCTGAGGTCACTCAGAATTATAACCCTGTGCTGGGGACCAGCGTTTGGGCAACACTTGAGTCAGATAAAGGACAATCAGTCAGACTGCAGCTATATGATAACGGAGCAG gatCTGATTATTTTAAAGGGGATGGCACCTATTGCAGATATTTAACTAAATTATTACAAGGAAAATACAGTCTAAAAGTGAGAGCAGAACAAAACCAGACAGAAGTCCAGCTTCCTCCCTACAGACACAGTGGTGCTCTCTACATCCCTGGATATATTGATGATG GAGAAGTGAAATTAAACCCTCCTGAGCCACCTGTAAACCTGCAGCCAGTTGATGTGGGCAGCTTCACCAGAACAGTAACTGGGCAGAGTTTTGTAGTGAAAAATGATATTTCTATAAACTTCCCTCCGAATAAGATCACAGATCTGATTGCAAAACTACAGGAGGACACCGTGCTCCTTAGCTGGACGGCTcctggtggtgattatgatctGGGAAGAG CCGAATCTTATGAAATCAGGTGGAGTGAAGATTTTAAGACGCTCCAAAACAGCTTCAGCAGCGCTAATCTGGTCAACACTTCTGGACTCGTGCCTCAAGAGTTCGGCTCGGATGAGAAACACACTTTCCAGCCCACTATTACACTTCAACATGGCACCACACTGTTCATTGCTATTCAGTCAGAGGACCAACAGGCTGCAAAGTCTGAGGTATCCAACATTGCTCAAGTAACCAAGTATGTCCCAACTTCTAGACCCCCACCCACCTCAGATCCAGGCCTGAACCTGACTGCTATCCTCATTTCACTCGGTGTACTGATCATCATGGTGTGTCTTATAGCTGTGGTCATTAGATGGGCACTAAAGCGGAGAAGATATATTATTAACAGAACAAGAACGTATGGAATGTCATTAGTGTCATAA
- the LOC131349309 gene encoding calcium-activated chloride channel regulator 1-like isoform X2 — protein sequence MLAVVLLFLSGLGPVTAIRLDGNGYTDILTVISPSVPENDDIINQIKGMIISGSEYLFEALDHKLYFKEVKILVPPNWTTGKYERATTETFDKGRIRIDDANSAFGDAPYTHQVTGCGTEAEYIHFTPKYLLDKNLCKIVYGHKGRVFVHEWAHLRWGVFDEYNNKEAFYLSAGQNESFESTRCSDKISGKTLEVINNTTQPCRTDETGLPTSSCKFYPEINQNTNVSIMYSPSMSSVKAFCNEEEHNAEAPNEQNSKCKKATRTVIFQESVDKDALRNLKPLPSPPPAPTFRVLQRGRRAVCLVLDVSGSMTGSRIVQQRQSASVFINQWIQEQHFVALVTFSTNAKVLSTLTLIDGQATRDRLKNMLPTTANGETYICKGLREALKVLQNDDDQTTGDEIIFLTDGEATDNVQECLQEAVQSGAIIHTISFGPNADSVLTTMADQTGGKFFVVPDSEYSHKLVDVFSSMTMFDGNPMTQPIQLESTGKEVAGWFNGTVTIDRTVGNQTTFTVTYETSAPTVYLQSPNGSVYDQRITSNIANTITLTIPGTAETGDWKYMFFSEGTAAQAISLIAISQAAHEDVYPVTVTIRTIQQTSDGTKPLVVLAEVTQNYNPVLGTSVWATLESDKGQSVRLQLYDNGAGSDYFKGDGTYCRYLTKLLQGKYSLKVRAEQNQTEVQLPPYRHSGALYIPGYIDDGEVKLNPPEPPVNLQPVDVGSFTRTVTGQSFVVKNDISINFPPNKITDLIAKLQEDTVLLSWTAPGGDYDLGRVFAHPSK from the exons ATGTTAGCAGTGGTTTTGCTGTTTCTCAGTGGACTGGGACCAGTTACAGCAATCAGACTGGATGGAAACGGCTACACTGATATTCTGACCGTCATCAGCCCCAGTGTGCCAGAGAACGATGACATTATAAACCAAAtcaag GGCATGATCATCAGTGGATCAGAATATCTGTTTGAAGCTTTAGACCACAAGCTGTACTTCAAGGAGGTGAAGATATTAGTACCACCAAACTGGACTACAGGAAAGTACGAGCGAGCAACAACAGAAACCTTCGACAAG GGCAGAATAAGAATTGATGATGCAAATTCTGCATTTGGTGATGCACCATACACTCACCAAGTCACAGGCTGTGGAACTGAGGCTGAATACATTCATTTCACCCCAAAGTATCTGTTAGACAAAAATCTGTGCAAAATTGTATATGGACATAAAG GAAGAGTTTTTGTTCATGAATGGGCTCACCTCAGATGGGGAGTATTtgatgaatataataataaagaggcATTTTACCTGTCTGCTGGTcagaatgaatcatttgaatcaACAAG gtgTAGTGATAAGATTTCAGGAAAGACATTAGAAGTTATTAATAACACAACTCAACCTTGCCGGACTGATGAAACTGGCCTTCCCACATCCAGCTGTAAATTCTATCcagaaataaaccaaaatacAAATGTCTCAATAATGTACTCGCCCAGCATGAGTTCA GTAAAAGCATTTTGTAACGAAGAGGAACATAACGCTGAAGCCCCCAATGAACAGAACTCAAAGTGTAAAAAAGCAACACGTACAGTGATCTTTCAGGAATCTGTAGACAAAGATGCTCTTCGCAATCTAAAGCCTCTTCCATCTCCACCGCCAGCTCCAACATTCAGAGTCCTACAGAGGGGGCGTCGGGCCGTCTGCCTCGTGCTTGATGTCTCAGGAAGCATGACG GGTTCAAGAATAGTACAACAACGACAATCTGCATCAGTTTTTATAAACCAGTGGATACAAGAACAACATTTTGTGGCTCTTGTGACGTTTAGCACCAATGCTAAAGTACTCAGCACACTGACTTTAATAGATGGACAAGCCACAAGAGACAGACTAAAAAATATGTTGCCAACAACTGCAAATGGAGAAACATATATCTGTAAAGGACTCAGAGAAGCCTTAAAG gttCTTCAAAATGATGACGATCAAACAACTGGAGATGAAATAATATTTCTCACAGATGGGGAAGCAACTGATAATGTTCAAGAGTGTTTACAGGAAGCTGTTCAAAGTGGTGCAATCATTCACACCATATCATTTGGCCCAAATGCAGACAGTGTACTGACGACCATGGCAGATCAAACAG GGGGAAAGTTTTTTGTAGTGCCAGATTCTGAATATTCCCACAAGCTTGTGGATGTCTTTTCCTCAATGACAATGTTTGATGGAAATCCCATGACACAGCCCATTCAG CTTGAAAGCACTGGAAAGGAAGTTGCAGGTTGGTTCAACGGAACAGTTACCATTGACAGGACTGTAGGAAACCAAACCACCTTTACAGTCACTTATGAAACTAGCGCACCCACTGTGTACTTACAGTCCCCTAATGGTTCGGTTTACGACCAGAGAATCACCTCCAACATTGCCAACACCATTACTCTTACAATTCCAGGAACTGCAGAG ACAGGTGATTGGAAGTACATGTTCTTCAGTGAAGGCACAGCTGCCCAGGCAATTAGTTTAATAGCAATTAGTCAAGCAGCTCATGAAGATGTTTATCCAGTCACAGTTACAATTCGAACGATCCAGCAGACCAGTGACGGCACCAAACCTTTGGTCGTGTTGGCTGAGGTCACTCAGAATTATAACCCTGTGCTGGGGACCAGCGTTTGGGCAACACTTGAGTCAGATAAAGGACAATCAGTCAGACTGCAGCTATATGATAACGGAGCAG gatCTGATTATTTTAAAGGGGATGGCACCTATTGCAGATATTTAACTAAATTATTACAAGGAAAATACAGTCTAAAAGTGAGAGCAGAACAAAACCAGACAGAAGTCCAGCTTCCTCCCTACAGACACAGTGGTGCTCTCTACATCCCTGGATATATTGATGATG GAGAAGTGAAATTAAACCCTCCTGAGCCACCTGTAAACCTGCAGCCAGTTGATGTGGGCAGCTTCACCAGAACAGTAACTGGGCAGAGTTTTGTAGTGAAAAATGATATTTCTATAAACTTCCCTCCGAATAAGATCACAGATCTGATTGCAAAACTACAGGAGGACACCGTGCTCCTTAGCTGGACGGCTcctggtggtgattatgatctGGGAAGAG tattcgctcacccatccaaataa
- the LOC131349309 gene encoding calcium-activated chloride channel regulator 1-like isoform X3, whose protein sequence is MLAVVLLFLSGLGPVTAIRLDGNGYTDILTVISPSVPENDDIINQIKGMIISGSEYLFEALDHKLYFKEVKILVPPNWTTGKYERATTETFDKGRIRIDDANSAFGDAPYTHQVTGCGTEAEYIHFTPKYLLDKNLCKIVYGHKGRVFVHEWAHLRWGVFDEYNNKEAFYLSAGQNESFESTRCSDKISGKTLEVINNTTQPCRTDETGLPTSSCKFYPEINQNTNVSIMYSPSMSSVKAFCNEEEHNAEAPNEQNSKCKKATRTVIFQESVDKDALRNLKPLPSPPPAPTFRVLQRGRRAVCLVLDVSGSMTGSRIVQQRQSASVFINQWIQEQHFVALVTFSTNAKVLSTLTLIDGQATRDRLKNMLPTTANGETYICKGLREALKVLQNDDDQTTGDEIIFLTDGEATDNVQECLQEAVQSGAIIHTISFGPNADSVLTTMADQTGGKFFVVPDSEYSHKLVDVFSSMTMFDGNPMTQPIQLESTGKEVAGWFNGTVTIDRTVGNQTTFTVTYETSAPTVYLQSPNGSVYDQRITSNIANTITLTIPGTAETGDWKYMFFSEGTAAQAISLIAISQAAHEDVYPVTVTIRTIQQTSDGTKPLVVLAEVTQNYNPVLGTSVWATLESDKGQSVRLQLYDNGAGSDYFKGDGTYCRYLTKLLQGKYSLKVRAEQNQTEVQLPPYRHSGALYIPGYIDDGEVKLNPPEPPVNLQPVDVGSFTRTVTGQSFVVKNDISINFPPNKITDLIAKLQEDTVLLSWTAPGGDYDLGRDVPHV, encoded by the exons ATGTTAGCAGTGGTTTTGCTGTTTCTCAGTGGACTGGGACCAGTTACAGCAATCAGACTGGATGGAAACGGCTACACTGATATTCTGACCGTCATCAGCCCCAGTGTGCCAGAGAACGATGACATTATAAACCAAAtcaag GGCATGATCATCAGTGGATCAGAATATCTGTTTGAAGCTTTAGACCACAAGCTGTACTTCAAGGAGGTGAAGATATTAGTACCACCAAACTGGACTACAGGAAAGTACGAGCGAGCAACAACAGAAACCTTCGACAAG GGCAGAATAAGAATTGATGATGCAAATTCTGCATTTGGTGATGCACCATACACTCACCAAGTCACAGGCTGTGGAACTGAGGCTGAATACATTCATTTCACCCCAAAGTATCTGTTAGACAAAAATCTGTGCAAAATTGTATATGGACATAAAG GAAGAGTTTTTGTTCATGAATGGGCTCACCTCAGATGGGGAGTATTtgatgaatataataataaagaggcATTTTACCTGTCTGCTGGTcagaatgaatcatttgaatcaACAAG gtgTAGTGATAAGATTTCAGGAAAGACATTAGAAGTTATTAATAACACAACTCAACCTTGCCGGACTGATGAAACTGGCCTTCCCACATCCAGCTGTAAATTCTATCcagaaataaaccaaaatacAAATGTCTCAATAATGTACTCGCCCAGCATGAGTTCA GTAAAAGCATTTTGTAACGAAGAGGAACATAACGCTGAAGCCCCCAATGAACAGAACTCAAAGTGTAAAAAAGCAACACGTACAGTGATCTTTCAGGAATCTGTAGACAAAGATGCTCTTCGCAATCTAAAGCCTCTTCCATCTCCACCGCCAGCTCCAACATTCAGAGTCCTACAGAGGGGGCGTCGGGCCGTCTGCCTCGTGCTTGATGTCTCAGGAAGCATGACG GGTTCAAGAATAGTACAACAACGACAATCTGCATCAGTTTTTATAAACCAGTGGATACAAGAACAACATTTTGTGGCTCTTGTGACGTTTAGCACCAATGCTAAAGTACTCAGCACACTGACTTTAATAGATGGACAAGCCACAAGAGACAGACTAAAAAATATGTTGCCAACAACTGCAAATGGAGAAACATATATCTGTAAAGGACTCAGAGAAGCCTTAAAG gttCTTCAAAATGATGACGATCAAACAACTGGAGATGAAATAATATTTCTCACAGATGGGGAAGCAACTGATAATGTTCAAGAGTGTTTACAGGAAGCTGTTCAAAGTGGTGCAATCATTCACACCATATCATTTGGCCCAAATGCAGACAGTGTACTGACGACCATGGCAGATCAAACAG GGGGAAAGTTTTTTGTAGTGCCAGATTCTGAATATTCCCACAAGCTTGTGGATGTCTTTTCCTCAATGACAATGTTTGATGGAAATCCCATGACACAGCCCATTCAG CTTGAAAGCACTGGAAAGGAAGTTGCAGGTTGGTTCAACGGAACAGTTACCATTGACAGGACTGTAGGAAACCAAACCACCTTTACAGTCACTTATGAAACTAGCGCACCCACTGTGTACTTACAGTCCCCTAATGGTTCGGTTTACGACCAGAGAATCACCTCCAACATTGCCAACACCATTACTCTTACAATTCCAGGAACTGCAGAG ACAGGTGATTGGAAGTACATGTTCTTCAGTGAAGGCACAGCTGCCCAGGCAATTAGTTTAATAGCAATTAGTCAAGCAGCTCATGAAGATGTTTATCCAGTCACAGTTACAATTCGAACGATCCAGCAGACCAGTGACGGCACCAAACCTTTGGTCGTGTTGGCTGAGGTCACTCAGAATTATAACCCTGTGCTGGGGACCAGCGTTTGGGCAACACTTGAGTCAGATAAAGGACAATCAGTCAGACTGCAGCTATATGATAACGGAGCAG gatCTGATTATTTTAAAGGGGATGGCACCTATTGCAGATATTTAACTAAATTATTACAAGGAAAATACAGTCTAAAAGTGAGAGCAGAACAAAACCAGACAGAAGTCCAGCTTCCTCCCTACAGACACAGTGGTGCTCTCTACATCCCTGGATATATTGATGATG GAGAAGTGAAATTAAACCCTCCTGAGCCACCTGTAAACCTGCAGCCAGTTGATGTGGGCAGCTTCACCAGAACAGTAACTGGGCAGAGTTTTGTAGTGAAAAATGATATTTCTATAAACTTCCCTCCGAATAAGATCACAGATCTGATTGCAAAACTACAGGAGGACACCGTGCTCCTTAGCTGGACGGCTcctggtggtgattatgatctGGGAAGAG